In Candidatus Saccharibacteria bacterium oral taxon 488, a single window of DNA contains:
- the rnpA gene encoding ribonuclease P protein component: MLRHVNRFHGHGSLRYVYARGRAIRSSQLTMKYIANPRRRHGRFSVVISKKVLKSAVKRNRVRRRIYEIIRLELPHIRGGFDVVIMVFSPEVLVMPHSDLRTAVKQLFSQAGLYK; encoded by the coding sequence ATGTTACGTCACGTCAACCGATTTCATGGTCATGGTAGCCTGCGCTATGTCTATGCGCGCGGGCGGGCAATTCGCTCATCGCAGCTCACCATGAAATATATCGCCAATCCGCGCCGTCGCCATGGTCGGTTTTCGGTAGTGATTAGTAAAAAGGTGCTCAAATCCGCCGTTAAGCGCAATCGTGTTCGCCGCCGAATTTACGAAATTATCCGACTAGAATTGCCACATATTCGGGGTGGGTTTGATGTTGTTATTATGGTGTTTTCGCCGGAGGTGCTGGTGATGCCACATAGCGACCTAAGGACGGCAGTAAAACAACTCTTTTCACAGGCGGGGCTGTATAAATAG